One window of the Pseudomonas sihuiensis genome contains the following:
- the cls gene encoding cardiolipin synthase, giving the protein MPADFGIPHLFAYLIATIHALGVLAAIHAVLTVRTAQGALAWGLSLFFMPYLTLLPYLVFGRSRFDAYVKARRQADKEMHHAMAEQDWRPWVEEAKAAHLSPAYDRLRALPRLSHLPGLIGNRVELLIDGEATFAAIFAALASAQQVILLQFFIIRDDRLGRRLQDVLLERASAGVQVHVLYDGVGSHSLSAAFIDRLRRGGVQIHAFPTRAGLFNRFQLNFRNHRKIVVVDGEIGFLGGLNVGIEYLGQKPPLAPWRDTHVEVRGPVVASLQEAFAEDWYWACQKLPPLLMPSKQDDPGLLCQVVASGPADPQETCSLLFVEAIHAARERVWLSSPYFVPDEALFAALRLAVMRGVDVRLLLPSRPDHRIVYAASSLYAFEALRAGVRIFRYQPGFLHQKALLIDHDVSMLGSANLDNRSFRLNFEVNLLTFDEGFNAQVANMLEEDFSRSRELVNADRRNLHRLQQLGMRVARLISPIL; this is encoded by the coding sequence ATGCCTGCGGATTTCGGCATTCCCCATCTGTTCGCGTATCTGATCGCCACCATCCACGCCCTTGGTGTACTGGCCGCGATCCACGCCGTGCTGACCGTGCGCACCGCCCAGGGCGCGCTGGCCTGGGGCCTGTCGCTGTTCTTCATGCCCTACCTGACGCTGCTGCCGTACCTGGTGTTCGGCCGCAGCCGCTTCGATGCCTACGTCAAGGCGCGGCGCCAGGCCGACAAGGAAATGCACCACGCCATGGCCGAACAGGATTGGCGCCCCTGGGTCGAGGAAGCCAAGGCGGCGCACCTGTCGCCGGCCTACGACCGCCTGCGCGCGCTGCCGCGCCTGTCGCATCTGCCTGGCCTGATCGGCAACCGCGTCGAACTGCTGATCGACGGCGAAGCCACCTTCGCCGCCATCTTCGCAGCCCTGGCCAGCGCCCAGCAGGTGATCCTGCTGCAATTCTTCATCATCCGTGATGACCGCCTCGGCCGGCGCCTGCAAGACGTACTGCTGGAGCGCGCCTCCGCGGGCGTACAGGTGCATGTGCTGTATGACGGCGTCGGCAGCCATTCGCTATCCGCCGCCTTCATCGATCGCCTGCGCCGCGGCGGCGTGCAGATACACGCCTTCCCCACACGCGCCGGGCTGTTCAATCGCTTTCAGCTGAATTTCCGCAATCACCGCAAGATCGTCGTGGTCGACGGCGAGATCGGCTTTCTCGGCGGGCTCAACGTCGGCATCGAATACCTCGGGCAGAAGCCGCCGCTAGCGCCCTGGCGCGACACCCACGTCGAAGTGCGCGGCCCCGTGGTGGCCAGCCTGCAGGAAGCCTTCGCCGAAGACTGGTACTGGGCCTGCCAGAAGCTGCCGCCGCTACTGATGCCGAGCAAGCAGGATGACCCCGGCCTGCTCTGCCAGGTGGTCGCCAGCGGCCCGGCCGACCCGCAGGAAACCTGCTCGCTGCTGTTCGTCGAAGCGATTCACGCAGCGCGCGAGCGGGTGTGGCTGAGCAGCCCCTATTTCGTGCCCGACGAGGCGCTGTTCGCCGCGCTGCGTCTGGCGGTGATGCGCGGCGTGGACGTGCGCCTGCTGCTGCCGTCACGCCCCGATCACCGCATTGTCTATGCCGCCTCCAGCCTCTACGCCTTCGAGGCGCTGCGCGCCGGCGTGCGCATCTTCCGTTACCAACCGGGGTTCCTGCACCAGAAGGCGCTGCTGATCGACCACGATGTCAGCATGCTGGGCAGCGCCAACCTGGACAACCGTTCCTTCCGCCTGAATTTCGAGGTCAACCTGCTGACCTTCGACGAGGGCTTCAACGCCCAGGTAGCGAACATGCTGGAGGAAGACTTCAGCCGCTCACGCGAGCTGGTCAACGCCGACCGGCGCAACCTGCACCGCCTGCAGCAACTGGGCATGCGCGTAGCGCGGCTGATCTCGCCGATTCTCTGA
- a CDS encoding substrate-binding periplasmic protein: MTKCFALLLCLFVLPALAQEEIHVGVELQPYQPYSDVENGEYRGYARDLLDAFAAEHGYRFVYMPLPVRRLLGDFLSGRVDLKFPDHPQWNADQKAGHDINYSAPAAPYVDGILVKPQHLGQGQQRIELLGTQNGFTPWPYLPDIRAGKIRLIQANQIDSLLRMASSDRVDAVYLNPRVVAHQLRQMRMAADSLVFDPELPHVEDHYYLSSIHHPQLIEAFNRFLEERAELVREIRRRHGL, from the coding sequence ATGACCAAGTGCTTTGCCCTGCTGCTCTGCCTGTTCGTCCTGCCCGCTCTGGCACAGGAGGAGATTCACGTCGGTGTCGAACTGCAGCCCTATCAGCCTTACTCGGATGTGGAGAACGGCGAATACCGTGGCTATGCACGCGATCTGCTGGACGCCTTCGCCGCCGAGCATGGCTATCGCTTCGTCTACATGCCGCTGCCGGTCAGGCGCCTGCTCGGTGATTTTCTGTCCGGCCGGGTCGACCTCAAGTTCCCCGATCACCCGCAATGGAACGCCGACCAGAAAGCCGGCCATGACATCAACTACAGCGCCCCGGCAGCGCCTTATGTCGACGGCATTCTGGTAAAGCCGCAGCACCTCGGTCAGGGCCAGCAGCGCATCGAACTGCTCGGCACGCAGAATGGCTTCACGCCCTGGCCCTACCTGCCGGACATCCGCGCCGGAAAAATCCGCCTGATCCAGGCCAACCAGATCGACTCGTTGCTGCGCATGGCAAGCAGTGACCGCGTCGACGCGGTCTACCTCAACCCCAGGGTAGTAGCCCACCAACTCAGGCAGATGCGCATGGCGGCCGACAGCCTGGTGTTCGACCCAGAGCTGCCGCACGTGGAAGATCACTACTACCTGTCGAGCATCCACCACCCGCAACTGATCGAGGCGTTCAACCGTTTTCTCGAAGAACGGGCCGAATTGGTGAGAGAAATTCGCCGTCGCCACGGGCTGTGA
- a CDS encoding TonB-dependent siderophore receptor → MFSRKTHLAVAVAAACSFNQALAEQEQIELDAQTVVGSSTVAEVDSYKSTPSSAATKLDLTPRQTPQSISTLSGAQLRDFKLTSVNDALKAVPGVQVQEVETDRTYYTARGFDITNFQYDGISVPFVYGNVEGDLDTAMYERVEVIRGANGLISGTGNPSATVNFVRKRPTLAPQARVDLTAGSWDKRRIDTDLSGALNDAGTVRGRVVYANENKNSYLDRYSREKNVFHGVLEFDLDDRTVFTLGHTLQTSDANSPMWGALPLVYQDGGKTNYSRSTSTATDWAYWDNKENRTFAELAHTFDNGWQAKTVLTRVEKKSDGSMFYVYGTPNRETGAGLYSYPSEYSEENKQLIVDVQVSGPFNLAGRQHEAALGGSWSRSELEDLSWYDSSTGTMLPPLEQWTGNYPKPRNDNGSAGSDFTDRMKSVYGAARWSLTDDLSLITGARVIDVKSDGTNYGLAKSSKNSGKVVPYAGVVYDITDQYSVYASYTEIFTPQTKNDVTGSRLAPLEGVNYEAGIKGELFDDKVNVSLAVFRTEQDNFAEQAGMRGSVAYYRAIEGLTSEGYELEFSGEPLEGLQLSAGYTFVDITNADGSHAVTYSPKHMIKTAATYRIPGMEKLKVGAAVRWQDDIKIAVPLTADDGFTSIGTADAKQKAYAVVDLMASYDIDPNWSVSANLNNLTDEKYLSSLYWTQAYYGAPRNASVSVSWKY, encoded by the coding sequence TTGTTCAGCAGAAAAACCCACCTGGCGGTGGCGGTTGCGGCCGCCTGCAGTTTCAATCAAGCCCTGGCCGAGCAGGAGCAGATCGAGCTCGATGCCCAGACCGTGGTTGGCAGCAGTACGGTGGCCGAGGTCGATAGCTACAAATCCACCCCCAGCAGCGCTGCGACCAAGCTCGACCTGACCCCGCGGCAGACGCCGCAGTCGATTTCCACCCTGAGCGGCGCCCAGCTGCGCGACTTCAAGCTCACCAGCGTCAACGATGCACTCAAGGCCGTGCCGGGCGTGCAGGTGCAGGAAGTCGAAACGGATCGCACCTACTACACCGCCCGCGGCTTCGACATCACCAACTTCCAGTACGACGGCATCTCCGTGCCCTTCGTCTACGGCAACGTCGAGGGCGATCTGGACACCGCCATGTACGAGCGCGTGGAAGTGATCCGGGGTGCCAACGGCCTGATTTCCGGCACCGGCAACCCGTCGGCAACGGTCAACTTCGTGCGCAAGCGACCAACCCTGGCACCGCAGGCGCGCGTGGACCTGACGGCTGGCTCCTGGGATAAGCGCCGCATCGACACCGACCTGTCCGGCGCGCTCAACGATGCCGGTACAGTGCGTGGGCGCGTGGTGTACGCCAACGAAAACAAGAACTCCTACCTCGACCGTTACTCGCGTGAGAAGAACGTGTTCCATGGCGTACTGGAGTTCGACCTGGACGACCGCACCGTCTTCACCCTCGGTCATACCCTACAGACCAGCGACGCCAACTCGCCGATGTGGGGGGCTTTGCCACTGGTCTATCAGGACGGCGGCAAGACCAACTATTCGCGCTCTACCAGTACCGCCACCGATTGGGCCTACTGGGACAACAAGGAAAATCGCACCTTCGCCGAGCTGGCGCACACCTTCGACAACGGCTGGCAGGCCAAGACCGTGCTCACCCGTGTGGAGAAGAAGAGCGACGGTTCGATGTTCTACGTCTACGGCACGCCCAATCGAGAAACCGGCGCCGGCCTGTATTCCTACCCATCCGAGTACAGCGAGGAGAACAAGCAGCTGATCGTCGATGTGCAGGTCAGTGGCCCGTTCAACCTTGCCGGGCGCCAGCATGAGGCGGCCCTCGGTGGCAGCTGGTCGCGCTCCGAGCTGGAGGATCTGTCCTGGTACGACTCCAGCACCGGCACCATGCTGCCACCGCTGGAGCAGTGGACCGGCAATTATCCGAAGCCCCGTAACGACAACGGTAGCGCCGGCAGTGACTTCACCGATCGCATGAAGAGCGTCTACGGTGCTGCGCGCTGGAGTCTGACCGATGACTTGAGCCTGATTACCGGCGCTCGTGTGATCGACGTGAAGAGCGACGGCACCAACTACGGTCTGGCCAAGTCGTCGAAGAACAGTGGCAAGGTCGTACCTTACGCTGGTGTCGTTTACGACATCACCGATCAGTACTCGGTCTACGCCAGCTACACCGAAATCTTCACGCCGCAGACCAAGAACGATGTGACGGGTTCGCGCCTTGCACCATTGGAAGGTGTGAACTACGAAGCCGGGATCAAGGGCGAATTGTTCGACGACAAGGTCAACGTTTCCCTGGCGGTGTTTCGTACCGAGCAGGACAACTTCGCCGAGCAGGCCGGCATGAGAGGTTCGGTGGCCTACTACCGCGCCATCGAAGGCCTGACCAGCGAAGGCTACGAGCTGGAGTTCTCCGGTGAACCGCTGGAAGGCCTGCAGCTCAGCGCTGGTTATACCTTCGTCGACATCACCAATGCCGACGGTTCGCATGCCGTGACCTACTCGCCCAAGCACATGATCAAGACAGCCGCGACCTACCGTATCCCGGGTATGGAGAAGCTCAAGGTCGGCGCCGCGGTGCGTTGGCAGGACGATATCAAGATCGCCGTGCCATTGACTGCCGACGACGGGTTCACCTCTATCGGTACTGCCGACGCCAAGCAGAAGGCCTACGCCGTGGTCGACCTCATGGCCAGCTACGACATTGACCCGAACTGGAGCGTGTCGGCCAACCTCAACAACCTCACTGACGAGAAGTACCTGAGCAGCCTGTACTGGACTCAGGCCTACTACGGCGCTCCGCGTAATGCCAGCGTGAGCGTCAGCTGGAAGTACTGA
- a CDS encoding DUF3617 domain-containing protein produces MRPIFRSTIPLVLCLSPVMASALDLQPGVWEVSSHNMQVGGQAMPGMEEMLAQMQNLPAEQRQMMENMMAEQGIKLGAGGVQMCLTAEQIKAQEIPLHDPDSGCSNEILERSATLWKFRFNCPDAQGEGETRFVSDKEFTTQVKGTYNGQPSSMESRARWVGADCGTLRSR; encoded by the coding sequence ATGCGCCCTATATTTCGCTCCACCATCCCGCTCGTCCTCTGCCTGTCGCCCGTCATGGCCAGCGCCCTGGATCTCCAGCCCGGTGTCTGGGAAGTCAGTTCGCACAACATGCAGGTGGGTGGCCAGGCCATGCCCGGTATGGAGGAAATGCTGGCGCAGATGCAGAACCTGCCGGCCGAACAGCGGCAGATGATGGAGAACATGATGGCCGAGCAGGGCATCAAACTCGGTGCCGGTGGCGTGCAGATGTGCCTCACCGCCGAGCAGATCAAGGCTCAGGAAATCCCCCTGCACGATCCTGACTCCGGCTGCAGCAACGAGATTCTCGAACGCAGCGCGACGCTGTGGAAATTCCGTTTCAACTGCCCGGATGCCCAGGGCGAAGGGGAGACGCGTTTCGTCAGCGACAAGGAATTCACCACCCAGGTCAAAGGCACTTACAACGGCCAGCCGAGCAGCATGGAAAGTCGAGCACGTTGGGTGGGGGCGGATTGCGGCACCCTAAGAAGCAGATAA
- a CDS encoding DUF1850 domain-containing protein: protein MIGLCLGLAGAVWAELPTPAFTLAWTHTIEKVRWEEDYRVTAEGLVLGEARVKGSGAGMEIPDGAELRNGSWHYQRQLPPLQPLRVGRTPEAGDYQLCFNQRCRPMSDWLGPPQASQPALELWSCELSSPAADAG from the coding sequence GTGATCGGCCTGTGCCTGGGGTTGGCCGGCGCGGTATGGGCAGAGTTGCCAACGCCGGCCTTCACCCTGGCCTGGACCCACACCATCGAGAAGGTGCGCTGGGAAGAGGATTACCGTGTCACCGCCGAGGGCCTGGTCCTCGGCGAGGCGCGGGTCAAGGGTTCCGGCGCCGGAATGGAAATTCCCGACGGCGCCGAACTGCGCAATGGCAGCTGGCACTACCAGCGTCAGCTACCGCCTTTGCAACCCCTGCGAGTCGGGCGTACGCCTGAAGCCGGGGATTACCAACTGTGTTTCAACCAGCGTTGTCGCCCGATGAGCGATTGGCTCGGCCCGCCACAAGCGAGCCAGCCGGCGTTGGAGCTCTGGAGCTGTGAGCTGAGCTCCCCTGCGGCTGACGCGGGCTAG
- a CDS encoding TRAP transporter permease, with protein sequence MSEQNQGMGASPSDWPKALFAVALLFSIFQIVTAAFHPVSTQVLRAVHVGFLLLVVFISIPAFGAKRPWQPLAWLLGLAGMATAAYQWYFEADLILRSGDMTTSDMIIGITLIVLVFEAARRVMGIALPIICALFLAYGMLGQYLPGDLMHRGYGFDQIVNQLAFGTEGLYGTPTYVSATYIFLFILFGAFLEQAGMIKLFTDFAMGLFGHKVGGPAKVSVVSSALMGTITGSGVANVVTTGQFTIPLMKRFGYRPAFAGGVEATSSMGSQIMPPIMGAVAFIMAETINVPFFEVAKAALIPALLYFGSVFWMVHLEAKRANLRGLPKEECPNPWKAVRERWFLLIPLFILIYLLFSGRTPLFSGTVGLALTAMVILGSAIILRVSSKVMRFAFWIALGVLCAGFFQLGIGVVFGVIAALVAVCWFVKGGRETLTLCLHALVEGARHAVPVGIACALVGVIIGVVSLTGVASTFAGYILAIGQDNLFLSLVLTMLTCLVLGMGIPTIPNYIITSSIAAPALLELGVPLIVSHMFVFYFGIMADLTPPVALACFAAAPIAKERGLKISFWAVRIAIAGFVVPFMAVYSPALMLQGDSLLATFYVLFKAALAIGIWGVVFTGFLQAKLTWWERILGLAAGASLILATPISDEIGFALSAIFIAQHLWRARRAEAATA encoded by the coding sequence ATGAGTGAGCAGAATCAGGGTATGGGCGCCAGCCCGTCCGACTGGCCGAAGGCGTTGTTCGCCGTCGCGCTGCTGTTTTCCATTTTCCAGATCGTCACCGCGGCTTTCCACCCGGTATCTACCCAGGTGCTGCGTGCGGTGCACGTCGGCTTCCTGTTGCTGGTGGTGTTCATCAGCATCCCGGCTTTCGGCGCCAAGCGCCCCTGGCAGCCGCTGGCCTGGCTGCTGGGCCTGGCCGGTATGGCCACGGCGGCCTACCAGTGGTATTTCGAGGCGGACCTGATCCTGCGTTCCGGTGACATGACCACCAGCGACATGATCATCGGCATAACCCTCATCGTACTGGTGTTCGAGGCCGCGCGCCGGGTCATGGGCATCGCCCTGCCGATCATCTGCGCGCTGTTTCTTGCCTATGGCATGCTCGGTCAGTACCTGCCGGGCGACCTGATGCATCGCGGCTACGGCTTCGACCAGATCGTCAACCAGCTGGCCTTCGGTACCGAGGGCCTGTACGGCACGCCGACCTACGTGTCGGCTACCTACATCTTCCTGTTCATCCTGTTTGGCGCCTTCCTCGAGCAGGCCGGGATGATCAAGCTGTTCACCGATTTCGCCATGGGCCTGTTCGGCCACAAGGTCGGCGGCCCGGCCAAGGTATCGGTGGTGTCCTCGGCGCTGATGGGCACCATCACCGGCTCCGGCGTGGCCAACGTGGTCACTACCGGCCAGTTCACCATTCCGCTGATGAAGCGCTTCGGTTATCGCCCGGCTTTCGCCGGCGGGGTCGAGGCCACCTCGTCGATGGGCAGCCAGATCATGCCGCCAATCATGGGCGCCGTGGCCTTCATCATGGCCGAGACCATCAACGTGCCGTTCTTCGAAGTGGCCAAGGCCGCACTGATCCCGGCGTTGCTGTACTTCGGTTCGGTGTTCTGGATGGTCCATCTGGAGGCCAAACGCGCCAACCTGCGCGGCCTGCCCAAGGAAGAATGCCCGAACCCGTGGAAGGCCGTGCGTGAACGCTGGTTCCTGCTGATCCCGTTGTTCATCCTCATCTATCTGCTGTTCTCCGGGCGCACCCCGCTGTTCTCCGGCACCGTTGGCCTGGCGTTGACCGCCATGGTCATCCTCGGCTCGGCGATCATCCTGCGGGTCTCGTCCAAGGTCATGCGCTTCGCCTTCTGGATCGCCCTGGGCGTGCTCTGCGCCGGCTTCTTCCAGCTCGGTATCGGCGTGGTGTTCGGCGTCATCGCGGCGCTGGTAGCGGTCTGCTGGTTCGTCAAGGGCGGCCGTGAAACCCTGACCCTGTGCCTGCACGCGCTGGTCGAAGGTGCGCGCCATGCCGTACCGGTGGGTATCGCCTGTGCCCTGGTCGGCGTGATCATCGGTGTGGTGTCGCTGACCGGGGTGGCGTCCACCTTCGCCGGCTACATCCTCGCCATCGGCCAGGACAACCTGTTCCTGTCGCTGGTGCTGACCATGCTCACCTGCCTGGTGCTGGGCATGGGTATCCCGACCATCCCCAACTACATCATCACCAGCTCGATCGCCGCACCGGCCCTGCTGGAACTGGGCGTGCCGCTGATCGTCTCGCACATGTTCGTCTTCTACTTCGGCATCATGGCCGACCTCACGCCGCCGGTAGCGCTGGCCTGCTTCGCCGCCGCGCCGATTGCCAAGGAGCGTGGTCTGAAGATCAGCTTCTGGGCGGTGCGCATCGCTATCGCGGGCTTCGTCGTGCCGTTCATGGCGGTCTACTCGCCGGCGCTGATGTTGCAGGGCGACAGCTTGCTGGCGACCTTCTACGTGCTGTTCAAGGCCGCGCTGGCCATCGGCATCTGGGGCGTGGTGTTCACCGGCTTCCTGCAGGCCAAGCTGACCTGGTGGGAGCGCATCCTGGGCCTGGCCGCTGGTGCCAGCCTGATTCTCGCCACCCCGATCAGTGACGAAATCGGCTTTGCCCTCAGTGCCATCTTCATCGCTCAGCACCTGTGGCGCGCTCGTCGTGCCGAGGCGGCGACGGCGTGA
- a CDS encoding TAXI family TRAP transporter solute-binding subunit, translated as MRLTKKLSLFAAAAAITASTAVLAAPTFINVLTGGTSGVYYPIGVALSQLYSNGIEGSKTSVQATKASVENLNLLEAGRGELAFALGDSVADAWNGVEDAGFKAPLKKIRAIAGTYPNYIQIVANAESGIKTLEDLKGKRISVGAPKSGTELNARAIFEAAGLTYKDMGKVEFLPYAESVELIKNRQLDATLQSSGLGMAAIRDLASTMKISFVAIPAEVTAKIDNAAYEAATIPAGTYDGQDADVPTVAITNILVTHEGVSDEVAYQMTKLMFDNLGRLGTAHSAAQDIKLETATQNLPIPLHPGAERFYKEAGAL; from the coding sequence ATGCGACTGACCAAGAAACTCAGCCTGTTCGCCGCTGCCGCGGCCATCACTGCCAGCACCGCAGTGCTCGCTGCCCCAACTTTCATCAACGTGCTCACCGGCGGTACCAGCGGTGTGTACTACCCGATCGGCGTGGCCCTTTCGCAGCTCTACAGCAACGGCATCGAGGGCTCCAAGACCTCGGTCCAGGCGACCAAGGCGTCGGTGGAAAACCTCAACCTGCTCGAAGCCGGTCGCGGTGAGCTGGCCTTCGCCCTCGGTGACTCGGTCGCCGATGCCTGGAACGGCGTCGAAGACGCTGGCTTCAAGGCGCCGCTGAAGAAGATCCGCGCCATCGCCGGTACCTACCCGAACTACATCCAGATCGTTGCCAACGCCGAATCCGGCATCAAGACCCTGGAAGACCTCAAGGGCAAGCGTATCTCCGTGGGTGCGCCGAAGTCCGGCACCGAGCTCAACGCTCGCGCCATCTTCGAAGCCGCTGGCCTGACCTACAAGGACATGGGCAAGGTCGAGTTCCTGCCCTACGCCGAGTCGGTCGAGCTGATCAAGAACCGTCAGCTGGACGCCACCCTGCAGTCTTCCGGTCTGGGTATGGCCGCCATTCGTGACCTGGCTTCGACCATGAAGATCAGCTTCGTCGCTATCCCGGCCGAAGTGACCGCGAAGATCGACAACGCCGCCTACGAGGCAGCCACCATCCCGGCCGGCACCTACGACGGTCAGGACGCCGACGTGCCCACCGTTGCCATCACCAACATCCTGGTCACTCACGAAGGCGTGTCCGACGAGGTGGCCTACCAGATGACCAAGCTGATGTTCGACAACCTCGGCCGTCTGGGTACCGCTCACTCCGCCGCCCAGGACATCAAGCTGGAGACCGCTACCCAGAACCTGCCGATCCCGCTGCACCCGGGTGCCGAGCGCTTCTACAAGGAAGCCGGCGCGCTGTAA